DNA sequence from the Scophthalmus maximus strain ysfricsl-2021 chromosome 1, ASM2237912v1, whole genome shotgun sequence genome:
TCATCACCGGCATGTTCATCAAGGAGAAGGTGAGTGATGCAGACTTCATCTGAGCTCAAACAGAACTCGCGTTCCCTGACTGACCTGAACGTCGCTCTGCAGTTCTTTAGGACCAAGGGGAAGTTGGTGGAGGACGCCCTCTACACCGTGAGTCACCgcgctccacttcctgtttcatctcTGTGTCATTATTAATATATTAGAATCATAACGTGTGCGTTGTGTTCAGGATCTGAAAGGTTCTGACGGCGGCGGCGGTTACCAGCCGCTGGTCCGAGATGCCGAGAGAGGACGAGTGAGTCGACCCAACTTTATTAACACGCCGACACCAGACAAACATTCCTCTGTTCTCCAGTTGTTCTCCTCAGAACCTTCGCGGTCCGACATCAGGCTCCTTAGTTTGTCTGGGTTCTGTCAGGAACCTTGAGGAATCCTGTTTTGAGATTTCCTCTACAATCTGCTGAGTCTTTTTAGGGTTCTCGCTCTTTCAGGAACCTTTAAGAACCTGAAGTGAATCACAAGAACCTTAAATAAACCTGACCAACTCTGAAAGaaactttgatttcatttaaataaccCCCAGAGAACCTTGAAAGAACCCTGACATGTTCCCTGTTGAAACCCACAAGACCCCAAAACAGTTCATTAGAACATTTCAGGGCCTCGTTTATTAGGTTCTATTACTCTGAGGTACTTGAAGGAACCACTGTGAActccagagaacacagagagaacccTGAAGCCCCGCCCACAAGAACCACGACACACTGGTGGTAAAAGAATAGAGAACATTTAGAGAACTCCATGAGAAGAACCCTCAGAGACTCAGATCAGGTAGAAGATGATGTTTGGGTTCTTCAGGTCAGATCTCGACAGAACCTTCACCAGGTAACACTTAGTTTCTTTTAGAACCACATTGATTCAGACTGTTCTTGTCTGTTCTTACAGAACCGCTGGACGCACGACGAATCCCCCTACTCGGTGACTACAAACATGATTCATAAAGAACATTATGACTGaactgtatgtttatatatgtatcatATTAATAACAtacatgtttcatatttcatgtccaGGACCTGAGCAAACGGACAGACGGAGACTACAAGGAGCTTCCTATCAAACGAGAGGTCGTGCTTCAGTCATATTCTTCATCACAATAATTATTCTTATGTTGATTTGAACCACAGGAATATAACAGTGCTATAATTATTATGATCGTGTCATCACTCACAATCACTTATTATATTTGATTAACTTGTTGTGTTAAAGTAATAGAAGTAAATGAATTATGTATTCAATTtcatcaatgtttttatttactttatttcattttcatcactttttgtggtttgactcttttttcttctgcagcgTCAGAAAAAGAACGAGCAGGTTTATCAGGTGAGTGACTCGCTCTGTAAAACATGAACAGATTGACTGATgtattgattgactgattgactgactgactgactgactgattgacgGCGTTCCTCAGGGTCTGAGCTCGGCCACCAGAGACACCTACGACTCTCTCCAGATGCAGCCGCTTCCTGCTCGCTAACTCCGCCTCCTGTCAATCATCATGTGATCATGTTTCGATATGACCCCTGCAGGCCTCCGTATGTTAGGCTGCCATTTTattgtgaatttaaaaatatgtttagaaGCTttgcgtttccttttttttcttcttcttctttctgagctttgtttttaataatttacttCAAATccacttgtgtttgtttattatcCGTGTTTGATTAATCTGGATTTAGATTTTTGATAATTTGATG
Encoded proteins:
- the LOC118312438 gene encoding T-cell surface glycoprotein CD3 zeta chain; translated protein: MKSWTFGLMVVASTFPTAEAMALYDPKLCFLLDGFLVVYGLVITGMFIKEKFFRTKGKLVEDALYTDLKGSDGGGGYQPLVRDAERGRNRWTHDESPYSDLSKRTDGDYKELPIKRERQKKNEQVYQGLSSATRDTYDSLQMQPLPAR